The Leptospira brenneri genomic sequence GTGTAACCATTCTTCTTGAAAACCAACCCAACTTGGGGACGGAATTCTGGATAAAAATGATAAACAAACAAAGAATAGTCGAATTTCCGTTATGATCCAGTTCATAGGATATTATTTTGAATCCGTATTACTAACACCAGCATCTGCAAAGGATGCCATTTCGTTTAGAAATTTTACACTAAGTTCAATGAGCGGATAGGCGGCAAGGGCTCCACTTCCTTCTCCTAATCGAAGGTTCAGTCTCAGTAGAGGTCTAATTTTCCAATGTTCAAATACAACCGTATGGCCTTCTTCTTCAGAAAGATGTGAAAAAATAGCATAATCTTGTACAGTGGAATTGAGTGCGAAGGCAATTGCAAAGGCTGCCGTTGTGATAAATCCATCCACAACAAAAGACTTTCTTTGCGATGCAGCCCCAATCATCGCCCCCGCCATCATTCCGATTTCAAATCCACCAAATTCAGAAAGGATCTCTACTGGATCTTTTAATTTTCCTGTTCTTTGAAAAGCTTCCGAAAGGATTTTGAATTTATTTTCTTTTCCGCTATTATTTAGACCAGTTCCTCTCCCAACGAGTTTTCTTAGTGGAATGTCTGTTAAATGAGATAAGATAAGAGATGCTGCTGAAGTATTACCAATTCCCATTTCACCGAATAAAAATATATTTGTTGATTCATATTTTTTTCCATTCAGAAGTTCTACACCACTTAATATGGTTTCCCTAGCTTCTTCCAATGACATTGCTTTTGACTTTAGAAAGTTGGAAGTTCCTTTTCGAATTTTTCTTTGGATCGGTTTTGGATGATTTTCTTCCCAGTCATGATCGACTCCAGCATCTACAACTTCCACTTCGATATGACTATGTTTGGCGAAGACATTCGCACAAGCGCCACCTGACAAAAAATTTAAAACCATCTGCCAAGTGACATCTTTCGGGTATAGGGACACCGGTTCTTCTGTAATCCCATGGTCAGCCGCAAAAAGAATGAGTTTTGGGTTTTTTAGCTCAGGAGAGAGGGTATTCTGGATTTCTGCCAATTGCAAAGCAATGGTTTCCAAATCACCCAAGGATCCCAAAGGTTTGGTTTTATTGTCTATTTTGCTACGGATGGCTTTTCGCAAAACATCCGTTACGGGAGAGATGGGTGGTAGGGAAAATGGTGACATAAACAAAACCAATCTAAAGAAAGCAGAATCCGCTTCCATCGTTTTTGGGCTTGGACGGGACAGGGAGGTTTGGGATTTGGCAATTTGGGCCGAAAAAAATCCAAATTTTCTCCCTTGGGTCGCTTTACGTAGGAACCCATAGGAGTTACTATGTCACCAAGCCATGGAAGATTTCGCCCACCTTCATTTGCATACTACCTATTCCATGTTGGATGGAGCCATACGGATCAGTGATCTCATGAAACGAGTGAAGGAACTTGGGATGAGTTCTGTCGCCATCACTGACCATGGAAACATGTATGGGGCCATTGAGTTTTACAAAGAAGCAGTCAAACATGAAGTCAAACCTATCATTGGATGTGAATTTTACGTAACCCCTTCACGTAGTGCTGAAACCGAACTAGATGAAATTGCTGACGGTGGTGCTTATCATATTATTTTACTTTGTAAAAACGAAGTTGGTTATCAAAACATTATAAAACTAGCTAGTAGGTCCTTCACTGAAGGTTTTTATCGCAAACCAAGGATTGATTATGATCTTCTGGAACGTCATAGCGAAGGACTTGTTTGTTTAACAGCTTGCCTTGCTGGTGAAGTCAACCGAAAGATTTTAGAAGGTAAAGAAGATAAAGCGTATGCGTTAGCTGGTCGTTTGCATGAAATTTTTCGTAAAGAAGATTTTTATTTAGAAATCCAAGATCATGGAATTCCAGAACAACGAATTGTTGCGGAAGCCGTAATGGGTTTTTCTAAACGAACAGGAATTCCTCTCGTCCTTACCAACGACTCTCACTTTTTAACAAAAGATGACAAAGAAGCGCAAGACATCTTACTTCGTATCGGAATGCGAAAGAACATTGATGATGAGATGCGATTTGGATTCAATGAGAACTTTTATGTAAAATCTCCGGCTGAAATGATTGGACTTTTTCCTGATCATACAGATGCGTTTTATAATACTTTAGCCATTCGCGATAAATGTTCGCTTAATTTCCAATTCGGAAATCCTTTATTACCTCCTTTTGAAGTACCTGCTGGTTTTGATACTGATAGTTATTTAGAAAAACTGGTTTGGGAAGGGATCAAAGAAAAATATCAGGATATAACGCCTGTTGTTCGAGAGAGAACCGAGTTTGAAATGCAGACCATTCGGAATATGCATTTTGCTGGATACTTTCTAATTGTACAAGATTATATCAATTTCGCAAGGCGTGCAGGAATTCCAGTAGGGCCGGGGCGTGGTTCAGCAGCAGGATCTATCATTGCCTATGCTTTGGGAATCACCAATGTGGATCCCATCCGTTATAATTTACTTTTTGAAAGGTTTCTCAATCCCGACAGAAAGGACATGCCCGATATTGATACTGATTTTTGTGTGGAAAGACGTGAAGAAGTAATCAACTACATCAAACACAGGTATGGTGAGAATCGCGTTGGTCAAATCATTACTTTTGGGTCGTTAGCAGCAAAGGCTGCTATCAAAGATGTGGCCCGTGTTTTTAATGTTCCTTTTTCTGAAGTGAATGAGATGAGTAAACTTTTCCCTAAAAAATTGGGAATCACCATTCAGGAAGCCGTTGAAACATCTAAAGATCTTCGAGACATCGCAGAAAAGTCGGATTTAAACAAAAAAGTTTTTTATATTGCACAAAAATTAGAAGGTAACTACCGTCAGGTGGGAAGACATGCCGCTGGTGTGGTGATCGCCCCAACTGCTTTGGAAGAAATTGTTCCACTTTCTACGGTGAGTGAACCTGGTCGGGATGGTAGGTCCATTGTCACTCAGTACGACAAAAATATGTCGGAACAAGTGGGACTGATCAAAATGGATATTTTAGGTTTAAAAAACTTAACTACGATCCATCATGCGACCAAACTCATTGAAAAACGTCATGGTGTTTTGCTTGATTTAGATAAAATTCCTTTAGATGATCCGGCAACATTTAGTTTATTACGAAAAGCCAATGTTCTTGGGATATTCCAGTTAGATTCTTCTTCTGGAATTCGCGACCTATTTGCCAAAGCACAGGTACAAAAGTTTGAAGAGATTGCCGCCTTGCTTGCATTATATCGACCAGGTCCAATGGGTTCAGGAATGTTGGATGATTATTTGGATCGAAAAAACGGCAAAAAGAAAGTGATTTTCCCCCATGATAGTTTGGCTGAAGTTTTGGGTGAAACCTACGGTGTTGTCGTTTACCAAGAACAGGTAATGGGTATCTCTCGAATTATGGGTGGATACTCTGTTGGAGATTCGGATGTACTTCGTAAGGCCATGGCCAAAAAAGACAAATCGAAACTTCCCGCGCTGAAAGAAAAATTTGTGAAAGGTGCCATTGAAAAGAAAATCAATGAAAAACTTGCTATAGAGCTTTTTGAACAGTTAGAAAAGTTCGGTGAATATGGATTCAATAAATCTCACTCAGTTGCATATGCGTTCGTAACTTATCAAACCGCTTATTTAAAAGCAAACTATTCCATTGAATACTTAACTGCGCTTTTGTCGGGAGATCATTCTAAGATTACGGATGTAGTGAAATACATCAACAACGCAAAAGAAATGGGAATCCGAATTTTAGGTCCTGATGTCAAGGAATCAGGAATTTCCTTTGAAATCACTGATGATAAAACGGTAAGATTTGGTCTTTCTTCTATCAAAGGGGTTGGGGAACTTGCAGCAGAGAATATTATCTCTAATAGAAATTCTACAAGTGGCGGATACAAACAGTTAAGTGATTTCACAAAGAAATTAGATACGAGACTTGCAAACAAAAAGGTTTTAGAATCACTCGCACAAGGCGGGGCCTTTGATTCATTTGGTTATTCAAGGAAAACGGTTTTTGAATCCACCGATATCATTCTCAGTTATGCCAACAAAAAACAAGCAGAAGAAAAAGAAGGTCAGTTTTCTTTATTTGGGGGAGTGAACGGAGGCGGAGAAGAAGATCTCAATCTACCGAAAGACGGAATTGAATGGAGTGGAGACGAATTACTTCGCAGAGAAAAGGAAACAACAGGCCTTTATCTTTCAGGGCATCCACTTGATAAATTTACAGAACAATTAAAAACTTTAAAACCAACGACTATTGAAAATTTGGAAGAAGTTCGTCCTAAATCAAAAGTAGAAATTGCTGGTGTACTTTCTAAAAAAGTTGTGAAACTCACAAAGAAAAAAGAAGAGTTTGTGAACTTTATGCTCGAGGACCAAACGGGCGAAATTGAATGTGTTGCCTTCCCGAAAACATATGCAGAATTCAAACATCTTTTTACAGAAGACAATACGGTTTTTATTCGCGGAATTTTGGAACGTCTTGATGCGGATGAGTCAGAGTTAAAAGGCCAAATCATCGTCAATAAACTTGAAGAGCTAAATTCTGTAACCATTGAAAAGAAAATGGAGAAAACTCTTCATCTAACAATCAATATGTTGGAAGAAAAAAATAGAGATGTGATTTTGAAATTACAAGATGTTCTCTCTGTACATCGAGGAGCATCATCTGTATTTTTCCATTTGATTGGAAACGGAGATGAGAAAAAAGTCATTCGTGCTCATGACCACTTTTCGATAGAAATTACTTCCGATCTTATGAAAATGTTAACGGACATATTAGGAAAAGGAACAGTTCGTTATACTGTTGGCGAAGAAGTCAGAGTTTACGGATAAACAATTGTGGAACCTAGTTCTGTATCGTTAAGTTTACTACTCGAGTTTCTTTGGATGGGATCTGGTTCTATATTCTGTTTGATCTGGTCGTTTTCTAATTTAATTCAAAACCGGAATGCTTCTGGATTTGTTTGGTCGTTTACCCTTTTTTCCACTGGGCTTTGGTTACTTACCGGAGCTTTTATGTTCACCGGGTTTTATATATACATTCCATCGATTGCTTTAATTCATATTCCCTTTGTATTCCTTTCTTCTACATTACTTTATTTGTATTTAGAGTTTTTGTTTTTGGAAAAACCCATCAAAGTCAAAGTGTATCATTTTATTCCAGCAATTACATCCATTCTTTTTCTAATTCCATTTTATACAAGTTCTGATCCAAAACGATTAGAGCTTTTGAATCAATCAAGTATTTCTGAATATGCTTCTATAATTGTAGGATTAAACTTTGGAATTAAAATTTCTATCTTAGTTTCTGTTGGTTTATTTCTTTTGAAAGAATGGATACCGAATGTAAGATTATCTATTTTCTTTTCTAAAAAAGCAATTTACTCTCTTATTTTTATTCTTCTGATTTGGACTGATCTTTTGCTAGGAAGTATTGGATTTACATTTCAAATTCCTTTTTTTAGAAAACTAAGCGCCTACCTATTACCTGTTCTAATGTATTTTTATTATTTCACCAGGGAACTTTGGACACCCTTTGTAGTCGATGTTCGTGAAAGTATCCAAAAGAATAAATATGAAAAATCAAAACTAGTATCTCTCCAATTAGAAACAATCGATCAAAGATTGTATGAATTAATGCGAGAAAAAGTATACTGCGACGAAGATCTGAATCTTTCTAAATTAGCAGAAATGGCAGAAGTCAAATCCGGCCAACTTTCCGAATACTTTCACAAACGATATGGGTTTGGTTTTTATCAATACATCAATCAATATAGGATCGATGAGGCAAAACGTTTGTTATTAGAATCCGAAGAAAGGTCCATTCTTTCCATTGCTGATTCCGTTGGGTTTAATTCTAAATCAACATTCAACCGTGTTT encodes the following:
- the cobT gene encoding nicotinate-nucleotide--dimethylbenzimidazole phosphoribosyltransferase, with translation MSPFSLPPISPVTDVLRKAIRSKIDNKTKPLGSLGDLETIALQLAEIQNTLSPELKNPKLILFAADHGITEEPVSLYPKDVTWQMVLNFLSGGACANVFAKHSHIEVEVVDAGVDHDWEENHPKPIQRKIRKGTSNFLKSKAMSLEEARETILSGVELLNGKKYESTNIFLFGEMGIGNTSAASLILSHLTDIPLRKLVGRGTGLNNSGKENKFKILSEAFQRTGKLKDPVEILSEFGGFEIGMMAGAMIGAASQRKSFVVDGFITTAAFAIAFALNSTVQDYAIFSHLSEEEGHTVVFEHWKIRPLLRLNLRLGEGSGALAAYPLIELSVKFLNEMASFADAGVSNTDSK
- a CDS encoding AraC family transcriptional regulator codes for the protein MEPSSVSLSLLLEFLWMGSGSIFCLIWSFSNLIQNRNASGFVWSFTLFSTGLWLLTGAFMFTGFYIYIPSIALIHIPFVFLSSTLLYLYLEFLFLEKPIKVKVYHFIPAITSILFLIPFYTSSDPKRLELLNQSSISEYASIIVGLNFGIKISILVSVGLFLLKEWIPNVRLSIFFSKKAIYSLIFILLIWTDLLLGSIGFTFQIPFFRKLSAYLLPVLMYFYYFTRELWTPFVVDVRESIQKNKYEKSKLVSLQLETIDQRLYELMREKVYCDEDLNLSKLAEMAEVKSGQLSEYFHKRYGFGFYQYINQYRIDEAKRLLLESEERSILSIADSVGFNSKSTFNRVFLEAVGSTPSDFRKQSKSN
- the dnaE gene encoding DNA polymerase III subunit alpha, which translates into the protein MEDFAHLHLHTTYSMLDGAIRISDLMKRVKELGMSSVAITDHGNMYGAIEFYKEAVKHEVKPIIGCEFYVTPSRSAETELDEIADGGAYHIILLCKNEVGYQNIIKLASRSFTEGFYRKPRIDYDLLERHSEGLVCLTACLAGEVNRKILEGKEDKAYALAGRLHEIFRKEDFYLEIQDHGIPEQRIVAEAVMGFSKRTGIPLVLTNDSHFLTKDDKEAQDILLRIGMRKNIDDEMRFGFNENFYVKSPAEMIGLFPDHTDAFYNTLAIRDKCSLNFQFGNPLLPPFEVPAGFDTDSYLEKLVWEGIKEKYQDITPVVRERTEFEMQTIRNMHFAGYFLIVQDYINFARRAGIPVGPGRGSAAGSIIAYALGITNVDPIRYNLLFERFLNPDRKDMPDIDTDFCVERREEVINYIKHRYGENRVGQIITFGSLAAKAAIKDVARVFNVPFSEVNEMSKLFPKKLGITIQEAVETSKDLRDIAEKSDLNKKVFYIAQKLEGNYRQVGRHAAGVVIAPTALEEIVPLSTVSEPGRDGRSIVTQYDKNMSEQVGLIKMDILGLKNLTTIHHATKLIEKRHGVLLDLDKIPLDDPATFSLLRKANVLGIFQLDSSSGIRDLFAKAQVQKFEEIAALLALYRPGPMGSGMLDDYLDRKNGKKKVIFPHDSLAEVLGETYGVVVYQEQVMGISRIMGGYSVGDSDVLRKAMAKKDKSKLPALKEKFVKGAIEKKINEKLAIELFEQLEKFGEYGFNKSHSVAYAFVTYQTAYLKANYSIEYLTALLSGDHSKITDVVKYINNAKEMGIRILGPDVKESGISFEITDDKTVRFGLSSIKGVGELAAENIISNRNSTSGGYKQLSDFTKKLDTRLANKKVLESLAQGGAFDSFGYSRKTVFESTDIILSYANKKQAEEKEGQFSLFGGVNGGGEEDLNLPKDGIEWSGDELLRREKETTGLYLSGHPLDKFTEQLKTLKPTTIENLEEVRPKSKVEIAGVLSKKVVKLTKKKEEFVNFMLEDQTGEIECVAFPKTYAEFKHLFTEDNTVFIRGILERLDADESELKGQIIVNKLEELNSVTIEKKMEKTLHLTINMLEEKNRDVILKLQDVLSVHRGASSVFFHLIGNGDEKKVIRAHDHFSIEITSDLMKMLTDILGKGTVRYTVGEEVRVYG